One stretch of Desulfomonile tiedjei DNA includes these proteins:
- the nifA gene encoding nif-specific transcriptional activator NifA — protein sequence METRVGKQKVKSEVPELLLLFEISRILDRSLDLRDVVGPVLESIAKHMGMMRGTLTLVNRDSGEIFIEAAHGLSESQKERGRYRPGEGVTGKVVKTGRPVVIPHISDEPLFLDRTGARKGLQKKDISFICVPIKLGSEVTGALSADRLFDAGVSLEEDVRLLSVIASMIAQAVRLRQSAQEERHRLMEENLRLKDALKERFKPSNIVGNSKGMQIVYDLIAQVSKSDTTVLIRGESGTGKELVAHAIHFNSFRASKPFIKVNCGALPESVVESELFGHEKGAFTGAIATRKGRFELAHGGTIFLDEIGDLSPTTQIKFLRVLQEKEFERVGGTQTIKTDVRVMTATNRDLEELIEQGKFRQDLYYRLNVFPIHIPPLRERKTDIPLLADHFVEKYSKVNHKTIRRISTPAIDMLMTYHWPGNVRELENCMERAVVLSSDHVIHGHHLPPTLQTAEATGTVPEGTLDGTLGNVERDLILDALKAARGNKAKAARALGISERIMGLRVKRYGINPRRFRTIS from the coding sequence ATGGAAACGCGTGTGGGAAAACAAAAGGTCAAGAGCGAAGTCCCCGAACTGTTGCTCCTCTTTGAAATTAGCCGGATTCTGGATCGCAGTCTGGACCTGCGTGATGTGGTGGGCCCGGTCCTCGAATCAATTGCCAAACACATGGGCATGATGCGGGGTACCCTTACTCTTGTGAATCGCGACAGTGGAGAAATATTCATAGAAGCGGCTCACGGCCTGTCGGAAAGCCAGAAAGAGCGAGGCCGATACAGACCCGGCGAAGGCGTGACAGGGAAGGTTGTCAAGACCGGCCGACCCGTAGTGATCCCCCATATTTCGGATGAGCCCCTGTTTCTGGACCGGACAGGGGCACGAAAAGGACTCCAGAAGAAAGACATATCTTTTATCTGCGTTCCCATAAAGCTTGGGAGCGAGGTTACGGGAGCGCTCAGCGCGGATCGGCTCTTTGACGCGGGCGTTTCCTTGGAAGAAGACGTTCGCCTCCTGTCAGTCATAGCTTCCATGATAGCCCAGGCTGTTCGGCTGCGCCAATCCGCGCAGGAAGAGCGGCACAGGCTGATGGAGGAAAATCTCAGGCTGAAAGACGCGCTGAAGGAGCGTTTCAAGCCTTCCAACATAGTGGGAAACTCAAAGGGCATGCAGATCGTTTACGACCTGATCGCACAGGTCTCCAAGAGTGATACCACGGTCTTGATAAGAGGCGAGAGCGGCACGGGCAAAGAGTTGGTCGCGCACGCGATCCACTTCAACAGTTTCAGAGCTTCCAAACCGTTCATTAAAGTCAATTGCGGCGCGCTGCCGGAAAGCGTGGTGGAAAGCGAGCTGTTCGGGCATGAGAAGGGCGCGTTCACCGGGGCCATCGCCACCCGTAAGGGGCGGTTCGAACTGGCCCACGGCGGCACCATATTCCTGGACGAGATCGGTGACCTGTCCCCCACAACGCAGATCAAGTTCCTCAGGGTCCTGCAGGAAAAAGAGTTCGAACGCGTCGGGGGAACTCAGACCATCAAAACCGATGTCCGTGTCATGACCGCCACCAACAGGGACCTGGAAGAGCTGATCGAACAAGGCAAGTTCAGACAGGACCTCTATTATAGGCTCAATGTCTTCCCGATTCATATTCCGCCGCTGCGCGAGCGAAAGACCGACATACCCTTACTCGCGGACCACTTCGTCGAAAAATACAGCAAGGTCAATCACAAGACCATACGGCGCATTTCCACGCCGGCCATAGACATGCTCATGACCTATCATTGGCCGGGTAATGTCAGGGAACTGGAGAACTGCATGGAGCGCGCGGTTGTATTGAGTTCGGATCACGTCATTCACGGACATCACCTGCCGCCGACGCTTCAAACTGCTGAAGCCACCGGAACGGTGCCCGAAGGAACTTTGGACGGCACGCTCGGCAATGTGGAGCGCGATTTGATTTTGGACGCGCTGAAGGCCGCCCGAGGCAACAAGGCCAAAGCTGCCAGGGCCCTGGGAATCAGCGAGAGAATAATGGGACTGCGGGTAAAGAGGTATGGGATAAACCCTCGACGGTTTCGTACCATTTCGTAA